The Suncus etruscus isolate mSunEtr1 chromosome 14, mSunEtr1.pri.cur, whole genome shotgun sequence genome contains a region encoding:
- the DHX34 gene encoding probable ATP-dependent RNA helicase DHX34: protein MPPPSVQASREPRTRGRAPREEEASSERWDWSCPETRRQFEEAFFGPEDYLRQGSEDCQKFWAFFERLQRFHSLKPACQEERDPGGPTKSHGPAFADLPLKYDARYRINLSVLGPDIRGSRGPGGQLPRARVSEFRRALAHYLDFGQKQAFGRLAKLQRERAALPIAQYGQRLLQTLREHQVVVVAGDTGCGKSTQVPQYLLAAGFSHVACTQPRRIACISLAKRVGFESLSQYGSRVGYQIRFESSRSAATKIVFLTVGLLLRQLQREPGLPQYQALIVDEVHERHLHSDFLLGLLRGLLPRRPDLKVVLMSATINIALFTGYFGGAPVVQVPGRLFPITVIYQPQETEAAATSSKTEKLDPRPYLRVLETIDHKYPPEERGDLLVFLSGLAEISAVLEAVQTYAAHTQRWVVLPLHSTLAVADQDKVFDVAPPGVRKCILSTNIAETSVTIDGIRFVVDSGKVKEMSYDPQAKLQRLQEFWISQASAEQRKGRAGRTGPGVCFRLYAESDYDAFAPYPIPEIRRVALDSLVLQMKSMSVGDPRTFPFIEPPPQASLETAILYLRDQGALDSSEALTPIGSLLAQLPVDVVIGKMLILGSLFSLAEPVLTIAAALSVQSPFTRSAQNNPECAGARRSLESDQGDPFTLFNIFNAWVQVKSERGSNSRKWCRRRGIEEHRLYEMANLRRQFKELLEDHGLLAGVRVPAPGDSHSRLRARQERRALHQLRRQHEEGAGRRRKVLRLEEGLAGSSDEDPDGSPGPGTRRSVDIQDVKFKLRHNLEQLQAAASSAETLTREQLALLKLVLARGLYPQLAVPDPLNSGRKDSDQIFHTHAKQGTVLHPTCVFANSPEVLHPREPETVAEGSRDDRARLRLGHQLVAFVSLLETTKPYLVNCVRVPALQSLLLFSRSLDTNGDCSRLVADGWLQLQLPDPESAVRLLAASLRLRDHWEKALNRQLVRQARGRRRYKDSSDEDEEDDEEGPVNRREVAALSRELLQFVASKVPYSLRRLTGLEAQNLYVGPQTITTAPSLPSLFGSSPLTPHPTKGGYVVTDFLTYNCLASDTDLYSDCLRTFWTCPHCSLHAPLTPLERMAHENSCPAMPTDTQDAEEATPEPPQKTSALQRPFHCDICQQHFLFSPTEALKHRRQHQ, encoded by the exons ATGCCTCCTCCCAGTGTACAGGCCAGCAGAGAGCCCCGAACCCGGGGCCGAGCACCCAGGGAGGAGGAAGCATCCTCGGAGCGCTGGGACTGGTCTTGCCCGGAGACTCGCCGGCAGTTCGAGGAGGCCTTCTTCGGCCCGGAGGACTATCTCCGCCAGGGCTCCGAGGACTGCCAGAAATTCTGGGCCTTCTTTGAGCGCCTGCAGCGGTTTCACAGCCTCAAGCCAGCCTGCCAAGAGGAGCGAGACCCGGGGGGACCAACCAAGTCTCACGGCCCAGCATTCGCTGACCTGCCCCTCAAGTATGACGCCCGGTACCGCATCAACCTGTCGGTCCTGGGCCCCGACATCCGGGGCTCTCGGGGTCCAGGGGGGCAGCTGCCCCGTGCCCGGGTGTCGGAGTTCCGCCGGGCCCTGGCACACTACCTGGATTTCGGGCAGAAGCAGGCTTTTGGGCGGCTGGCCAAGCTGCAGCGGGAGCGAGCGGCCCTGCCCATTGCCCAGTATGGCCAGCGCCTCCTGCAGACACTGAGGGAGCaccaggtggtggtggtggcaggggACACGGGCTGTGGCAAGTCCACGCAGGTGCCTCAGTACCTGCTGGCCGCGGGCTTCAGCCATGTGGCATGCACACAGCCCCGACGGATCGCCTGCATCTCGCTGGCCAAGCGTGTGGGCTTCGAGAGCCTCAGCCAGTATGGCTCCCGG GTTGGCTACCAGATCCGCTTCGAGAGCTCGCGCTCAGCGGCCACCAAGATCGTCTTCCTGACGGTGGGGCTGTTGTTGCGGCAGCTGCAGCGTGAGCCGGGGCTGCCCCAGTACCAGGCGCTGATCGTGGACGAGGTGCACGAACGTCACCTGCACAGCGACTTCCTGCTGGGCCTGCTGCGGGGGCTGCTGCCACGCAGGCCCGACCTCAAAGTGGTCCTCATGTCAGCCACTATCAACATAGCTCTCTTCACCGGCTACTTCGGGGGTGCCCCTGTGGTGCAGGTGCCCGGCCGGCTCTTCCCCATCACG GTCATTTACCAGCCACAGGAGACTGAGGCGGCCGCGACCTCATCCAAGACAGAGAAACTGGACCCGCGGCCCTACCTGCGGGTGCTGGAGACCATTGATCACAAATACCCACCAGAAGAGCGAGGTGATCTCCTGGTGTTCCTCAGCGGCCTGGCCGAGATCAGCGCCGTGCTGGAGGCGGTCCAGACCTATGCGGCCCACACGCAGCGCTGGGTGGTTCTGCCTCTGCACAGTACCCTGGCTGTGGCCGATCAGGACAAG GTGTTCGACGTGGCACCCCCTGGAGTCCGGAAGTGCATCTTATCCACCAACATTGCCGAGACCTCGGTCACCATCGATGGCATCCGCTTCGTGGTGGATTCTG GGAAGGTGAAGGAGATGAGCTACGACCCGCAGGCCAAGCTGCAGCGGCTGCAGGAGTTCTGGATCAGCCAGGCCAGTGCCGAGCAGCGCAAAGGCCGAGCTGGCCGCACGGGGCCCGGCGTCTGCTTCCGCCTCTACGCTGAGTCCGACTATGACGCCTTCGCACCCTACCCGATCCCCGAGATTCGCAGGGTTGCCCTGGACTCGTTGGTGCTGCAG ATGAAGAGCATGAGCGTGGGGGATCCCCGAACCTTCCCTTTCATCGAGCCACCCCCGCAGGCCAGCCTGGAGACGGCAATTCTGTACCTCCGGGACCAGGGTGCTCTGGACAGCTCTGAGGCCCTCACCCCCATTGGGTCCCTGCTGGCCCAGCTGCCCGTGGATGTAGTCATTG GGAAGATGCTCATCCTGGGGTCCCTGTTCAGCCTGGCAGAGCCTGTGCTCACCATCGCCGCTGCCCTCAGCGTCCAGTCCCCCTTCACCCGCAGCGCCCAGAACAACCCCGAGTGTGCAGGTGCTCGGCGGTCCCTGGAGAGCGACCAGGGCGACCCCTTCACACTCTTCAACATCTTCAACGCCTGGGTGCAG GTGAAATCCGAACGGGGCAGCAACTCTCGCAAGTGGTGCCGCCGGCGAGGCATCGAGGAGCACCGGCTGTACGAGATGGCCAACCTGCGGCGGCAGTTCAAG GAGCTGCTGGAGGACCACGGGCTGCTGGCAGGGGTGCGGGTCCCAGCGCCGGGGGACAGCCACAGCCGCCTGCGGGCTCGCCAGGAGCGCCGGGCCCTGCACCAACTGCGGCGGCAGCACGAGGAGGGCGCGGGCCGGCGGCGGAAGGTGCTGCGGCTGGAGGAGGGCCTGGCGGGCTCCAGCGACGAGGACCCGGACGGCAGCCCCGGCCCGGGCACCCGCCGCAGCGTGGACATCCAG GACGTGAAGTTCAAGCTGCGACACAACCTGGAGCAGCTGCAGGCGGCCGCCAGCTCGGCCGAGACGCTGACAAGGGAACAGCTGGCCCTGCTGAAGCTGGTGCTGGCCCGAGGCCTCTACCCACAGCTGGCCGTCCCCGACCCCCTCAACAGCGGCCGGAAAGACTCGGATCAG ATCTTCCACACGCACGCCAAGCAGGGTACCGTGCTGCACCCCACCTGTGTCTTTGCCAACAGCCCTGAGGTGCTGCACCCCCGGGAGCCGGAAACTGTGGCCGAGGGGAGCCGAG ACGACAGGGCGAGGCTTCGCCTCGGGCACCAGCTCGTGGCCTTTGTGTCCCTGCTGGAGACCACCAAGCCGTACCTGGTCAACTGCGTTCGAGTACCCGCACTGCAG TCCCTCCTGCTGTTCAGCCGCTCCCTGGACACCAATGGCGACTGCTCCCGCCTGGTGGCTGATGGCTGGTTGCAGCTGCAGCTCCCAGACCCCGAAAGCGCCGTTCGGCTCCTGGCAGCCTCCCTGCGACTCCGGGATCACTGGGAAAAGGCCCTGAACCGGCAGCTGGTCCGCCAGGCCCGGGGTCGGCGGCGGTATAAGGACTCCAGCGACGAGGATGAAGAGGATGACGAAGAGGGGCCCGTGAACCGCAGGGAGGTGGCGGCCCTGAGCCGGGAGCTGCTGCAGTTCGTGGCCTCCAAG GTTCCCTACAGCCTCCGTCGGCTCACAGGGCTGGAAGCCCAGAACCTATACGTGGGGCCCCAGACCATCACAACGGCCCCGAGTCTCCCCAGCCTGTTCGGCAGCTCCCCCctgaccccccaccccaccaaagGGGGCTACGTGGTTACGGACTTTCTCACCTACAACTGCCTGGCA AGCGACACGGACCTGTATAGCGACTGTCTCCGCACCTTCTGGACCTGCCCGCACTGCTCCCTGCACGCACCCCTCACACCGCTGGAGCGCATGGCCCATGAGAACAGCTGCCCTGCCATGCCCACAGACACCCAAG ACGCTGAGGAGGCGACCCCCGAGCCCCCACAGAAGACATCTGCTCTGCAGAGGCCCTTCCACTGTGATATCTGCCAGCAGCATTTCCTGTTCTCGCCCACTGAGGCCCTGAAGCATCGCCGGCAGCACCAGTGA